In Magallana gigas chromosome 1, xbMagGiga1.1, whole genome shotgun sequence, the sequence TCCATATTAGTTTCATTTTCCGTTCCACGTTTTAGCAATACCCTGTAGTTGTGGGACACCCCGCCCTTGCTGCATTTTATTGCACCCGCGCGTGCGCAAATTAGTATTTTCTAGATGTAACTAGGGATAGAAGTATATTATCTAGTTAAGACCGAATCCAGTTCAGGGGACTATCGCAACTTGTGCATTGGTAAGTATATTAGTAATAAATCaaacttataattatatatacgcCTTTCAAGATGAATACTTGTATATAAACGGTCCAGTTAAGTATGACAAGTTATATAATTGAATTGAGTAGttatatttaggaaaaaaaaccacattctttaaaaaagaagaaataattgaaaacgtattttaaatatcaagcAGTGTCCCCTTTTGTTATGCTACTTTTGATATGATCCTAATTTTACTGATATTCTAAATATTGATTTCATATTACTTGAATACTAGGCCTAATGATGGTCAGTTTAATGTGATAACGGCCCCGTGTATGTACATCATTCACTTTAGTTTATAGTTGCAAGTCGCACAATGTTCGGACATTTGTTAAAAACGTGTCAGTAGGTTTACAtacctttttaaatttaattttcacatgcatctttaaatgtttattttttgtttgatttttgcgATAAATCTATATTTAGGGTTCGGTATTACaatctaattttaatttcttttttaagattATATTTAGCTTGAAGTCTAATATTAGCACTCCGGAATTCCAAAGCTATCGGTTTCCAAATTTAGTCATCTTTTGTGTCTTTGtataattttaagaataaacAAGCACATGTACATGCTAGTAATACAATAATAAATGCTTTTTTGAAGGAACCGCTCGTAATGCTAATGATGCAGGATTTTCTAATTGATTCATCATCGTCTCCTCTAGAAAATctcatagaaccattttaagaaggccttggactttcagtaggatgtaacaatctatttctttcgtcaaaacaagttaaaatgacgcttggtttcaagcgaaatatataCCGATCATTGCGTAGcattagctcaaaagccagacaaatcttgttgatttcaaagagccatgactgagtggcctacaatgcAATAGataggcctacgtcacatttctgtttgacacaactaccgcaaagtccaagctcctgttaaaatggttctaaacccccccccccccccggcccaaTACATAAAAACTTTCATATAGTAGTTAGTTGTTTTCGGTTTTTATAGCCGATGTTATCATGCCAATATATCAAATAGCTCttgtaacttttaaaaatcatgtgtATTAATccgaatattttcttttaaaatatacttcttccttgttaattttgtttcttttatgaTTCAGAATACCCGGTAGATTAACACTAATATTTTGCAAAGGCCAGAACCAATACAATCctatttataaatgaaacaatAAGTCGAAAACTTTATAGTATATATGCCTCATCGACTAACTCTTTAATTATATtcgttacatgtatgtatatctgcgaattacatttatatatacgtacatgtatattcaattaCATTGCATTGCTTGTTCTGTCACacgcattgttttttttttctttttaagacgTATCTGAGTCTGTAACTTTTTCCGGTGATTTTGTGGCGTGATTCGAgagttttgtatatatttacttCAACTAACAACCGTTCAATTTCCAAATAGAAATATCGAAGGCCGTTATTACCGATACCTGATAGCAGCCGTGCAAGTTCAGCGTGTACACCCCGGTATCGGTAAGTGTTGCTCAGAGGTCACAATCAAAGGTCATCCCGCTGTTGCCACATTATTTTGAGTTAAATgcatgtacacatgtatgtcCTTTCACTTCACCTGTATTGTTTTTGTTGTCGTTTATAAAAAATCGTATCtagatatattttgttcatgacaataattttattgagCTTTTATGATATCTGATTCTCGATGCAATAAATGTGTACCTATACATTGCCTATTTGCGATGGATTGGACAACCATTATTAAAGTCGACCTTTCGCTCAGCTCTACAGAAACttctttataaatatgaaaGGCTAAATTATAGCTTCGACACAATCTATTTCTAATTGTATAAATATTGACCTAAATGTTTCAGTAGCTTGCAGTTTTTAACAATATCAAGAATAAGGCTTGTCTTACTTGTTTATATTCTATATAACTCGTTAAAGTATCCGGGGGACAAATGCATTCGTGGCACTTTCAACCTATGATAACTGCTATATCGCGGCAGGtgtgtagctcccggtctgattAATAACTTCGGATGGACGTAGCTGAACGATGAATTGGTCATGATATTTTACGCTTAATCACAAATCATTTGAAACGGTTGTTAATTTTGATGTTACGGGGTAAAACAAATGATATACTTTAGGATGTCGTGCGATTTTACTGTTTAAACATCTGAAGTCCAAAATTTCACAGGAGGAAAAATCCAATCGAAATATGGCAGCAAAATCTTCCACGGGTTTGAGATTGCCAGAGATGCCTGCCCTACAGAATCAGGTACACGCTTctatgattaataaacataagCTTGAACCGTAGTAATTAAGAGAAACATATGATAGGTATTTATAAAGACTGACCTTCCATTATGTTTCTCCAATGTTATACAAATTGCAATATTGAAATTCAGTTGTAAGGAATCAAAGCGCGAGGACATGAATCTATCAACAGAATTCTGAAAgcttgtttacatatgtttggTACTGAATACTAGTAAACGTGTTGTATGAAAAAACATTCagcaaaatgaattaaaaaatcccTCTCCTCGGGGATGGCAACTTTTCAGTGATCGACGAGCACTGACAAATCAGATCTCTCACTGGTCGTCCATCTATCGCAATGATCCCAAGGTGATCTTTCGCAGGTCTCAAAGTTCTTCCTTTATTAATATAACAGTCTATCGCAAAGGTAAGAATGCTATGTCTCAAAGGAGCTGCAGGTCGCCAAACGATCTCTTCGGTCTGCTGATGATCTCTTGGGAGTCTTATTGTCGTACGATCAATTAAGATCTACAAGATCATGGAATTATAGGCTAGGATCAATAAGCTTATATCGCTAATTGGTCTCCACAGAAAtcctatttttaattttcaaattataacgcATGATGTGCATTTTGGTCTCCCAAACGTTTCTGAACAGCAATACACTGCTGGAGTCTTTTAGAGGGCTATGGTAGGTCTGACATGTACACAGGAGATCTAGAACATTGCTAAAATGTCAACCATATTGCAAAGATTAAGCGGGCTTATTGGCTGAGAGAAACCCTTACAACACCAACATTATAATGTATATCTgttagataaataaaatgctttaatcTTGACATAGGAATTTCTTTACAAAAGCCATGCATGTACAACACGCACACGGAACTGCAACACCCTCTCCTCCTCTTGACAATCGTCAACCGcgaaaatgacgtcatttcttcCTTTTCAGAACAATGGCGTTGATCCAATGGACGATTCAGGAATGCGTCAAGGTATCTTACGAACATATGTATCGGCGTAAAAAATGGGCGTATAGATCTAGACGCGGACATATAAAGGACGCCggcatttttataatatctcttttttaatttaaacacattCCAGCTTACATGATTTCAAACATAACctatttttatatatcataaatggtatttaatatataatgtttACATCCCTGTAAACGCAAAATATCtgttgtaatataatttttttttcaaaaaagcgAACGTTTCTATAATCTTTCCGCACACATATACGACGTCATTAAAATGCAGCTAAGTAAAACGCgccaatattttaattatagaaATGGACCGACTACAACGAGAAAACGAGGAGATGGTATCCATGATGCAGTGTAAATCGTGTAACAGGTCAGCTGCCACGCGCATCATTGAAGACTGCGGACATTTGATCTGCGAACGCTGTTTTTACAAGCGTAAACGCTGTGGGAAGtgtaaaagggagataactctcacaCACAGAATTTTTTTCGCGGGAACAAATTCAGACGGCAGAAAATTTTCCGGAGCCTGAGAAATTGAAGTGAACAGGTCTTTTAGAGACAAATGAAGACAGACGTATTTTACATATACTTTTGGTACCGGTGTATTATACACACAATATCacgtaaattttaaaaaaattgattgagcAATATCCTGGCGAACTTATTTTTCTAAACTTTAGTCATAATATATATGTGCACAAGCAAACAGGCAAACGATTTCTGATAAGAGTTTACTCCGTGATAAAGTTTACTTTGCATGCTTGcaaacatgtataataatatatcgTAACATGTATCGGCGAATTTATGCGGACTTTAGAttgataattcaaaataaataacttattaaaCATGGAACGCTGTTTGTTATAACAATTCAAGTAAGTAAACACGCAGTCAGTCACttaaattttcctttttgaagttttactatCTATTCACTGAGAGTTCAACTCAAGTTGGATCCTCGGTGTATGATTTATTCCAAAAATTTAGaacatattgaaaatatttctcagaGAAAAATTTAAGTCCAAGGCTTGTGGGTGTGTGAGAATGAACGGATGGACGAGAGTGTTAGCAAATTGTCTTTCAATCCCTCCATCTTCTGAACATTTATTTGGAACCCCGCGGGGAAAAGATACCACGTAGGGACAACCACAGAGATGTTCTGCAGTACCATCTACCAGTGTGTATTTGTGACTGTGAGAGTGGTAGAGGGACAATTTGCTAGAACTAACCGTTTTGCAAATGTGTATAGAACTAGAAAACATTTGCAATTTGGTAGGTCTAGCGTCAAAATGCAGCTTTCCAGCCCTGCGATGACAAACTacaatgtgtgtgtgtgcatgtgtgtgtgtgagagagagagagagagagagagagagagagagagagagagagagagagagagagagagagagattgtatattttaaatggtgtgcttacttttttatttataatgtttacTTACATCATTTCATTCTTATATAATAAAGATCGTTGATGTCATatgatgtaaataaattgtgccTGTAGATAAATGAGTCCTTTCATCATTGATTTCTATCTTCTGGAAATGAGGATAATtattttgtatggaaaaaattagttcaaaaattaaatcaattggCAGCAAATGTTCACTGgtaaaatcatatatcatgattaagaatgATATAGCAATTCAAATTAAAACCCCACATTATCTCTTTATTGTCAATGACTTATTCAGtaagatttttgaaatacattagattttttcttcaaaaacctATAAAAGCACTGATTTAGCAATAACATACTTTAGAGCATTAAGATATCTTTGgtgaatataaaattaattggctgttaatttatttttattcataacttttaacatgtgagaaaaaaattaacagtctTCCATATCATCCTCTCCTGATGAGTCACTGGAAGATGAGGACCCTGTGTCATCCTCATCCACCTCTATATCATCCCCAGTGTGGATGTTGATGTGTTTTTGTAGAGCCTTCTTGCTGTTAAAACCCTTCCCACACACTTCACACGTGTACATCGACTCTCCGGTGTGTGTCATCATGTGTCGCATCACATGCTCCTTTCTGGTAAACTTGCGCCCACACATATTACACTCAAACTTTCTTTGATGGTCGTCCACAGTTGGGTTGTAAGTTAACCttttctttttgatatttttaatagttttgacttttttcttgagattttcaTGCATCTCCGAATGACGGCGCAGGGAATACGCTGTAAAGAAGCTCTTGCCACACTTGTAGCATTTGTGCTGGTCTCGCTCCGTGAGCCCTTGATGGGTCCTCTGATGTCGCAGCATGTTGCTTATTTGAGTGAAGCCTCGCCCACAATGTTCACACGAGTATGGTCGCTCCCTCGAGTGCGTTCGCTTGTGTCCAGACAAGTGGTGAGCGTGCTTGAATCCCTTCCCGCAAATCTCGCAGACAAAAGGTCGATCAGACATGTGTGTTTTCATGTGGTTTTTCAAATGATGCTGCAATTTTGCAGTATAGCTGCACTGTCCACAAGCGAATGGATAACTGTACGTGAATCCTTCTCCCTTACTTGTTTGCTCCGAGATCAACATCTCTTCAACGTTTGTCTGGATTACACTTTGAATTTCCTCCTCCATTTGTTTACTCATCACAAAGTCCTCACAATCTACCTTACTTGCCAACATTTCATCTTCTGATTGTTTAGTTTCTTGTTGAGCACCACTTCTGGTATAAGGCACTGTTACACCTCTCAAAAACATTCCCTGCTCGGAGCATTCAATGGAATATTCTTCAGTTTTTACGTCAAGTAAAGTCCCTGCAACACTGTCCTCAGAAAGGTTTATATTCCCAATGTTCTCACTGCATCCCTCTTGCATATTTTTTCCCAACTCTTCAGGTATTTTGGAAACCATCAAATCAGGTTCCACTTTTATCCTCTCGAGGACAACAACTGGTTGTTTTCTACTTGCCAAATTAGGCACTTCAGACTCTGCAGTTTCCTGACTATCATTACTTCTATCCATGGGAATACACTGATAGTTTACGGGATGATTCTGTTTTGGGTCTATGGTATTTGATTTGTTCCTCTCTTGCTTCAAGATTACATTTTCCAGGTTTTCAACAGTTATGTTCGATATCACTTTGCCTTTGCTTACACATGTATTATCATCAAACTTGGTTTTTGTTAAACCTTCCCATCTAATTACAGTAAACCCATTTTTGTCACTTTTCATTGCAGTCGTCTCCGTATTAGATTTGTTGTCCTCCTGTGAGGCAGCTGATTCAATTAATGATGGACCACAGATTTCATCACATGGGGAGGATTTATCCCCATTTCCTTGCTGGGTCGAGGAAGATGATATGCTATGGTTTTTCTGAGCAGGTTTTTGTTTGATAACAAATTTATGGATGATTCTTGCACTTTTGATAACTGTCTTGGTAATGGGAAGCTTTATGGAGTCTTGACTGGCCATCTCTGCATCTGAAATATAAAAGAACAAGAGGCTAACAATATTTACAGtgcattttgattcaattttttatcccctccccccccccccccccccaaaaaaaaaatacagtttagCAACttattaaacaagaggccagtAGGCCTTAACAGTCACCTGAGCACCATAGCTCATAAACAGACCTGTCGAGCATCTCATACATGCATTTACTTAAAATTCTtctggagtaaaaaaaaatctaaaatattgcTATGACAACCATTTCTCTGCcagaaatctttcaaaaaggaatatgaaacctataatgttggcgaaaaacttaaggtcagacgacacattcctcaagaatcttttttgtatctcctctaaataaagagttccaaaaaaaaattttaattttataattactttaaaaatgatcaaaatttacttgtatttggttatatgtctagatggtcgagaggttagaaccgtggccgctcactgccagaagcgtagatgttctagaggtcgtgagttcaaggcCCCGCCCCGGCGAAGATATAGTTTTATtatagtgaattttgctgtgctgtagatttatttatttttatatcagcaattcaagtgcattttcaagaaaattatataggaaattgcttACTCttgtattttgcagaaatgcctggtaataTTAAGGTaccctattttttttcaagtacatATAgttgtaaaccattaacaaattcctggaaaaagttatctaaaattgaggaacgtgtcgtctgaccttaaacaTCATATGCATGACCTGATATTGGAAAGGTGCAAGACTCTGATAAGAAATATTTTCcccatatttgttaactttcaaaataagTTTCATCTGTGTGTGTTTTcataaactaaaacaaggtgGCCAAGTGTAGAAGTTttatttaaagagacagtacagctgaaaacacatgtgtaaataacttcagatttacctattgtatagttaggaaataagaaataacgtttattgtaatagttgaaatacatgaaaatccctttcacatacttaattaacgtaattatgagcttccggaaattcaaAGGTCGTACAACCGGAATTATCTTATATCGTtaatttgtaccacgtggactttgattgacagtaattgacacgtgctgaaaactacaagatcttcgttcCACTACGGTCATCATGGAAAACGAGGTTAAAGCAACTCTCTAAATGAAACACATCCTTACTTACTTGacaatttataaatggtttaccaatttaggttcattttaaaatgaatagacataaattgtcaaataacccctcaaggggactcatttataaaaattaatttaggttgtagcaaaTCCTATGATAATCACGaaaaatttttatcaacaaacctgtCAAGGAGattcttcgcgagccctgcatgtgttttgtttacagtaaatacgcatgcgtaatagtatagaaaGCTGAACCCcgaacacgttgcgatgtatttatgtgataggttttacgtaattattaattttaataaaataattagatttattgcatGGAGAAATTTGTAATGTTCTGAAAGTTTATGTATACATTCAtgagtacagtaaaacacggttatagcgaacacgcttataatgaattgacgcttacagcaaagtgattttcattccccaagtctctatttcatgttgtaaacttgacggatataacgaattacgcttataatgAAGTTAAATTGActgtccctgggacttcgttataagcgtgttttactgtagtacaaaaataccgaacccgatcggaaaatTATTTCAAGTGGGTTTTTCGATAAGATGcaccgtactgtctctttaaaacaGCCTCCCATTCCCAACCCCCAGAGGCCAAACAGAAACTATCCCCATTggacatttaaacaaaaaacaagaaaaaaaattaatatctacCACATCTTCTTGCTCCTCATGTTCCACCTTTTCAATACTCCACATTTGTTTAAACATCACCATCTGGCATTTATgccaatttcattttaaatgtacagtaaaaatcagacccaacctaacagaaagtaaactcCA encodes:
- the LOC105324052 gene encoding uncharacterized protein, whose product is MASQDSIKLPITKTVIKSARIIHKFVIKQKPAQKNHSISSSSTQQGNGDKSSPCDEICGPSLIESAASQEDNKSNTETTAMKSDKNGFTVIRWEGLTKTKFDDNTCVSKGKVISNITVENLENVILKQERNKSNTIDPKQNHPVNYQCIPMDRSNDSQETAESEVPNLASRKQPVVVLERIKVEPDLMVSKIPEELGKNMQEGCSENIGNINLSEDSVAGTLLDVKTEEYSIECSEQGMFLRGVTVPYTRSGAQQETKQSEDEMLASKVDCEDFVMSKQMEEEIQSVIQTNVEEMLISEQTSKGEGFTYSYPFACGQCSYTAKLQHHLKNHMKTHMSDRPFVCEICGKGFKHAHHLSGHKRTHSRERPYSCEHCGRGFTQISNMLRHQRTHQGLTERDQHKCYKCGKSFFTAYSLRRHSEMHENLKKKVKTIKNIKKKRLTYNPTVDDHQRKFECNMCGRKFTRKEHVMRHMMTHTGESMYTCEVCGKGFNSKKALQKHINIHTGDDIEVDEDDTGSSSSSDSSGEDDMEDC